The DNA sequence TCCTACGTGATGTTTCCAGAGAAGACaactagttaaagaaaaaaatgtttcccaaTTTGTCAATTAACTTTGTGCTCAGGATATAATTTCTGGTCAGAGAAAAAGAATGACCAACTCCAAAGCTTAGTGGTCAGGCCATTCAGCTGGGATGTGAGAAACCAACGTTCAAATTCCTGTTCTGCCCAGCCTAGGCTAGGAGCCTGGACTTGACATTTCCACATCCCGGCTAAGAGCTCTGACAAACAGGCTATTCATAACCCTGGCATGATCCCCAATAGCTTTTGCTGAAGCTATGTCacttacatacacatacacaaacacacacacacagggtgaAAGAGTGACTCCAGAAGCATCCCAGAAAAGACATAGTCATCTGGGATGTATTTGATCCAGGTTCATATTCCTGCACCAATGACTACTGAATTGCTTATATAAAGTACATCAGCTCCAGCAGAGCATCCTGCCACAGAACAGCCACTAAAGCATAGCCGGGCATATGCTAAGGACTCAAATCCGCAAATTACTAGCAATTGTAGAGCCTTACTCCTTTTACCTTCTCTACTTCTTCACAAAAATCTAAGATCAAGGGATCACACAATTaccaaacaacttttttttaatcgAAAAAGGCTGGGAAAACATGTGCTCCTAATTTTGGATTATGCTCTGTTTGGCCTTTTCTGCAATGAAAATAATACAACGTTACACTCACAGCGTAACCCACACAAACAGGTTTAGCTGTCAATGAACTTACCTGCTGAAAAGGCTGAGGCTTCTCTGGCCACAAAATTTCCATCCGTGTCCAAGAAATGACCAGGGTTGAACTGGTAAGGGGTTTCCCAGTATTTAGGGTCAAAAAGAGCTGAGTCTATGTTTGGCAAAATGAGAGTACCCTGCAAAGAAGATGGTGGTGGTTCAATTCTCTTTCTTAAGACTATACAGAACTCTCACAGAATACAGGTTTAACTCGTGTGAAATTGTGCTTTTGGCAAGCATTTTCACTCACTGTCTATAAGAAACATGCATGACCAGGGGGCATGAGAGGAGAAAAGTGCTATGTGCCAGTGCTGTCACCAAGACCTATGTCTGTCCTTAActgaagggaaaaggagggaggaaCATGACTGCCAGAAACTTTACTTTGCCAATACCAAACGCTGGGTTCTGGGCACAGAGATTGCTGCTCAGCTGCCTTTGCCAGTCTTACGCTAGTGAAGGAGGACTGTTAAAACAGGGAACAGAGGGGAGTGCTAGACACAAAGGGTTTGTCTCACTGCCTCTAAGAGATGGGATGGCATCACCACAGACACCTGCCCATCTCTACCTCTGGTTGCGGCAAATCcaactttctctctccttctggagGAATACGTGCCTCTTCCTAGGGAGAGCAGCAAAAAGGATTGGCACATCTCTGGAAAAATCTCCGGGTGAAGGTGGGAGTCTGGGGCATTACATGTTGGtgagaggagggggaaggcaaGAGTCACTGAAATGGTTTGGCTTGGACTGAGTTTCACAGGAACAAGGTACGCTCAGGAAAGAATCTTAAGCAGGACTCAACACTGTGTATTTCATGCCTATTCACAACAGTTTGAGAAGTGCCAGGTCTCTGGCCTTGCACACTGGCCTACTTTCCAGTTCAAGCGTTGGCCTCAAGTTTAATGTGAGCCAAATACCTTCACACATACATACGGATCATTTAATAGCACTTTTTAGATTTCAAGGGCAAGGGAAAGCTGTTCGTACAGACACAGCTATTAACAAGGAACGAATGGTTGTTCCAATACTTCAGAAAGGTGAGCGCTAATGTCCTGCTGAAGGCAACTTACTAGATGTCTTCCTCAAAAGATCATTTCAGAACTTGACTTTAGTTCTATTCTGCAGTATATTAATTTCACTAGAATTAAAGCATCTGTTTAGTGACCTGCATAAACATGAactgttttctaaacaaaaagtaaaaattaaattttcatataGGAATGTATTTTACATTAAGGTTTGAAGTTGTTTCCTACTAAGTCATCTTCAGTGAAAGAGGTGGTTATAGAGATGTCAAGAGTTTGCAGCACTTCCACAGCTGTAAGATGATTAACTATCATATTGGAGTAGATAGGAGAGCTGTACCTTTGGAAGCTGATATCCCAGAACACAGTTGTGTTCTTCACTGCTTGTCTAGGAATTGTGATTAAAATAATGCTACCATAGCGCATGATCTCATGAATCACAGCATTTGTATAAGGCAGTTTCTTCCGATCCTCGTAGCAGAGTAGATGGGAGGAACCCAGAAGGGCATCCAGCTCTTTCTGGACTTtttctaggaaacaaaaaaaagtccattacagatggaaaaatactgtgttttatatGAAACAGAGacctttggtttgctttttggATTATAGTAGTGATAGAATATATAACACAGCTAAAACACACATATATGACTATTTAGTTATGACTTGACTATAATCTGATATTTCCTAGTTTATAGGTTCTATGTTCAGATCACCTTTCCACAAGCCCAACAGATTTACTGAGCTTTATAGTTAAAGGCAGGGCAGTGAGCTGTAAATAAAACAGTAATCTTATTAAGATATTGAGTGAGTTACTCAAGTTATCATTTTTAATCTAGCTGAATACAAACTGACAGTGTACTAATAGGTACGTTGCAAAAAAGCTATTGTATCAAGCTCATATACATATGTAATGCTGTGAAGTGGAACAGAATAACATTACCTAACCATCACCAACTGCTAATCTCTTCTGGCTGTTATATATGCTTCAGCAAGTAACACAGTTTACGCAGTCTCAGAGGATTCAGGCTAAAATTgtaggttttaaaaaataagctagtAATCTAagaagttttgtttgctttttaattttattaacatttgaAAGGTATGCGTGTGCACAGGGCTCTGTTCTTCCAGCATTCTAGCACCAAAAGTATGAAAAGAAGTATTTAGAGTATAGCTCTAAAACTGAGTGCAGTCTTCACAACCGTGAcacagagtcaaaaaaaaaaaaaaaagtcattgtgaATTTGTAGAGGTATCACAGTTGACACGGCAAAGTTTCTTAACCAGGTCTCTCTTTTGTACCACTAACAGTAAGCGCTGAGAGCACTTCATCTCTTGTATCAAATCATTAAACAGTTTGAAAATAGTGTGCAACTATGTCCTTCATCTAGAGTTTCCTAAGTCATCTGTCTTCTCATTAacgtcttcttcttcttcttctatatTTAACCTTCCCATAGATTACAATGAACATATTTATTATACAGAAATACAACTGATGCCTCAATTAATGAGCACAAATCATATAATATTATTACACATCTTGGACACAAGAAAAGTCTCATTTTTCCTTAACCCCAGCTCCTATTTCACTCGGAGTGTTTTCAGCCAGACTGCATCTTCTTTTATATGCTGACTGCACTGAAACAGTCTGACAATAATCAAGTAGATGAAATACAGTATCAGAAGCTGAGCATCCCTGATATTATTTAAGAATCTCTGCTGGAAATTTTCAGCTTCACtggcttcttaaaaataaagcttgaaaGCATGTAACAGACAGTTGTTCTACCTGAAACATATCCACATTTGGGTCTGCGCCTCACCTTGAATGTCAGGATAAGCCACCGTATAGAGGAGGGCCCACCTTAGACTGGTGGCAGTGGTCTCTGAGTCACCCAGGAAGAGGTCAAAAATAGACTGCACCACGTtgtcttcatcatctttgtatgCGGCATTGTTTTTAGTCTGCAGAGTCGATCAGGACTAGGATGTTAAAGGACAGGAGATGGACCTGTGTAACAATGAGCATGACCACATCTGGGGTACCCGAACACCTCTGAGTACTATCCCCAAACCAAACAACACTTCCATAAGAATCTGAAATAGAGCTGCTGGAATAATAGGAAGAAATAAGCCTATATTTTTTTCAAGTCTTGCAGTAAGTTTGCACCTGTCCTGTAATACAGAATTTCTTCTCTGAACTATATAAAGAGGGCCAAAGTCCTGTGCCTTCAGTTCCTTGTCATGCATTGCTTTCCCTCCAGCCTTCCTGTTAAACCTCATTGCAGAAGGTGTAGCAAAATAGgagaaggtttttctcttccATCCCCAGTCTGCCTACTTAGCTTCTCCACCAAATGCCTTCTCCCCTGTATGTTATATCTTCTTGTTAAGATAGCTTGGTCACTCTTTGTGCTCAGAGCACTGTCATCATTCCTGTCTATCATTATCACCATTATTGTGTACAGCTTGACCACAGCAGTCTCTCTCGAGAAGAGTTAAGACTGCAGAGTCAGTGGGAATGGAAAGTACCAGTTCCCTAAAGTAGCTGTATGGCTGGTGTCTGTGACACTCCTTTGCTAAAACTTGCAACAAACTCCCAGTCAGCAGCACCAAGCACATTAAATGATTCTATATACCAAACATCCGCTTCCTAAGTAAGCTTATAGCTTTGCATTTGAAAtcaaagaggaaaggaagcatCTTCTACTTCAGTTTGCAGAATCTCTTTGCTCAAGGCTATGTGGAAGGACATTCCCAGGAATACAAAGAGGGTAAGGGCTGAGCGTTTGAGTCAAACATGCCTATCTTTACACACCTGGCATACACTCACTTTAGCCATCTGAGACAGGTAGTAATC is a window from the Struthio camelus isolate bStrCam1 chromosome 9, bStrCam1.hap1, whole genome shotgun sequence genome containing:
- the LOC138068206 gene encoding cytochrome P450 2C31-like yields the protein MKERLTTHADDVAERLETPVFLRVAREIRVHKERGRIDDPQDFIDYYLSQMAKTKNNAAYKDDEDNVVQSIFDLFLGDSETTATSLRWALLYTVAYPDIQEKVQKELDALLGSSHLLCYEDRKKLPYTNAVIHEIMRYGSIILITIPRQAVKNTTVFWDISFQRYSSPIYSNMIVNHLTAVEVLQTLDISITTSFTEDDLEEARIPPEGERKLDLPQPEGTLILPNIDSALFDPKYWETPYQFNPGHFLDTDGNFVAREASAFSAGHRVCLGEVLARMELFIIFCTLLQTFKFTPTEGVQEVNTQIIFGSTMKPHPYKICAVLC